The Syntrophobacterales bacterium genome includes a region encoding these proteins:
- the metW gene encoding methionine biosynthesis protein MetW: protein MTSDSLRLDYKIIYEAVTPGARVLDLGCGNGDLLYFLARDKGAKVQGIELDDAAIYQCVRKGLSVFNSDITSGLVEYPDQSFDYVILNQSMQEVTNIDFIIREALRVGRKVIVGFPNFAYIAARFMLFFRGIAPMTKSLPHLWYDTPNVRCLSIDDFRNFCEEKKLRILKAYWLGSDKLIRFWPNLLALNAIFVLTGGEEFTPDSGAEKAKPC, encoded by the coding sequence ATGACATCTGACTCCCTTCGTCTGGACTATAAAATCATCTATGAGGCAGTGACGCCCGGCGCCCGGGTTCTCGATTTGGGGTGCGGGAATGGCGATCTCCTCTATTTTCTGGCCCGGGACAAGGGCGCCAAGGTGCAGGGGATAGAACTGGATGATGCCGCCATTTACCAGTGTGTGCGTAAAGGATTAAGCGTCTTTAACAGCGATATCACAAGCGGGCTCGTCGAGTACCCCGATCAGTCGTTTGACTACGTTATCCTGAATCAGAGCATGCAGGAGGTGACTAACATCGATTTCATCATCCGGGAGGCCCTGCGCGTGGGGCGGAAGGTCATCGTCGGTTTTCCCAATTTTGCCTATATCGCTGCCCGGTTCATGCTTTTCTTCCGGGGAATCGCCCCGATGACGAAGTCATTGCCCCATCTGTGGTACGATACCCCCAACGTGCGCTGCCTGAGCATTGATGATTTCAGGAATTTTTGCGAAGAGAAGAAACTCCGCATCCTGAAGGCCTATTGGCTCGGGAGTGATAAGCTGATCAGATTCTGGCCCAATCTTTTGGCCCTCAATGCGATCTTTGTGCTGACGGGGGGGGAAGAATTCACTCCTGACAGCGGTGCTGAAAAGGCTAAACCATGCTGA
- a CDS encoding class II fructose-1,6-bisphosphate aldolase has product MIDYKTLGFVNTKEMFSVAVKDEFAVPAYNFNNMEQLQAIVMACLETQSPVIIQVSKGARDYADRTLLSYMAQGAVEMMKREAKDRNLGLIPIALHLDHGDSLATCISCIESGFSSVMIDGSHLPHAENAELTRKVVEYAHQHDITVEGEIGILAGVEDDVSSGTHTYTRPEDVQDFLSRTGVDSLAIAIGTSHGAYKFKPGQNPQIRLDILHEIERRIPGFPIVLHGSSSVPQDAVETINKYGGKIKDSIGIPEEQLRQAAHSSVCKINIDSDGRLVMTAKIREIFALKPAEFDPRKYLGPARDALREMYMRKNREVLGSADRAVEILAASKR; this is encoded by the coding sequence ATGATCGATTACAAAACCCTGGGCTTTGTGAACACAAAAGAGATGTTTTCCGTGGCTGTAAAAGACGAGTTTGCCGTTCCCGCCTATAATTTCAACAATATGGAGCAATTGCAGGCGATTGTGATGGCCTGCCTTGAAACTCAGTCTCCTGTTATTATTCAGGTTTCCAAAGGCGCCAGGGACTACGCCGACCGGACGCTTTTGAGCTACATGGCCCAGGGGGCTGTCGAGATGATGAAACGGGAGGCAAAAGACCGAAACCTTGGCTTGATTCCGATTGCGCTCCATCTGGATCATGGCGATTCGCTGGCAACATGCATCTCCTGCATCGAATCCGGCTTTTCGTCGGTCATGATTGACGGCTCCCACCTGCCGCATGCGGAAAATGCGGAGCTGACCCGCAAGGTTGTCGAATATGCCCATCAGCACGATATCACCGTTGAAGGCGAGATCGGAATCCTGGCCGGGGTCGAGGACGATGTCTCCTCCGGGACCCATACCTATACTCGGCCGGAGGATGTCCAGGATTTCCTTTCCCGCACAGGAGTTGATTCGCTGGCGATCGCGATCGGGACCTCGCACGGCGCCTACAAATTCAAGCCGGGGCAGAATCCCCAAATCCGTCTCGACATACTGCATGAGATAGAAAGGCGCATTCCCGGATTTCCGATCGTCCTGCACGGTTCCTCATCGGTGCCACAGGATGCCGTAGAGACGATCAATAAATATGGCGGCAAAATAAAGGACTCCATTGGCATCCCCGAGGAGCAGCTTCGCCAGGCGGCCCACTCGTCGGTCTGCAAGATCAATATCGACTCTGACGGCAGGCTGGTCATGACAGCGAAAATCCGCGAAATTTTTGCACTGAAGCCTGCGGAATTCGATCCGCGGAAATACCTCGGACCGGCGCGCGATGCGCTTCGCGAGATGTACATGCGCAAGAATCGCGAGGTGCTGGGCAGTGCCGACCGGGCCGTAGAGATCCTCGCCGCTTCGAAAAGATAG
- a CDS encoding sigma-54 dependent transcriptional regulator: MKDKPMILVVDDEASHRLMLRAVLREDGYAVKEASDGTEAVAAVAKEAFDAILLDIRMTAMDGIEALAEIRKISPHVPVLIMTAYASVKTAVEALKAGAFDYLMKPLDIDELKILLGKALEHYHLREENIMLKERLGDRFDFSRIIARSAKMRGLVDMLSLVAPSDATVLIMGESGTGKEVAANAIHHNSPRAGQAFIKVSCAALPETLLESELFGHEKGAFTGAMARREGRFQLADGGTIFLDEIGEMSTAVQTKLLRVLQEKEFQPLGGNRTVKVDIRVIAATNRDLEAEVKSGRFREDLYYRLNVVPIMLPPLRERKEDIPPLAEHFLSLYSSKSGKALKGIAGKAMDLLVRYDWPGNIRELENCIERAVIMAREAAIIPADFPLVIQMLSPAEGKDFLDTSSGFSIFEMEKALIIKTLADMGGNRTRAAKSLGINRRTLQNKLKEYGLNNHPGGDEGLK; encoded by the coding sequence ATGAAAGATAAACCCATGATTCTTGTTGTGGATGACGAAGCAAGTCATCGGCTGATGTTGCGCGCGGTTCTTAGGGAGGATGGGTACGCAGTGAAAGAGGCCTCCGATGGTACGGAGGCGGTGGCGGCAGTGGCAAAAGAGGCCTTCGATGCGATCCTGCTTGACATCCGGATGACGGCCATGGACGGCATTGAGGCGCTTGCCGAGATTCGCAAGATTTCCCCCCATGTGCCAGTACTGATCATGACCGCCTACGCCTCGGTAAAAACAGCCGTGGAAGCGCTGAAAGCAGGGGCCTTCGACTATCTGATGAAGCCTCTCGACATCGATGAACTGAAGATTCTGCTTGGCAAGGCTTTGGAGCATTATCACCTGCGTGAGGAGAACATCATGCTCAAGGAGCGCTTGGGGGATCGTTTCGATTTTTCCCGGATCATTGCCCGGAGTGCGAAAATGAGAGGTCTCGTCGATATGCTGTCGCTCGTGGCGCCCTCCGATGCAACCGTGCTGATAATGGGTGAGAGCGGAACCGGCAAGGAAGTCGCGGCCAACGCCATTCATCACAACAGCCCCCGGGCCGGGCAGGCGTTCATCAAGGTTTCCTGTGCCGCCCTTCCTGAAACACTGTTAGAGAGTGAACTATTTGGACACGAGAAGGGCGCCTTTACCGGCGCCATGGCGCGGCGCGAGGGCCGGTTTCAACTGGCCGATGGCGGCACGATTTTTCTCGATGAGATCGGGGAGATGAGCACTGCCGTGCAGACCAAACTCCTGCGCGTATTGCAGGAAAAGGAATTTCAGCCGCTGGGCGGCAACCGCACCGTCAAGGTGGATATCCGTGTAATCGCCGCCACGAACCGGGATCTGGAAGCGGAGGTCAAGAGCGGCCGTTTCCGGGAAGACCTCTATTATCGGCTGAATGTCGTCCCGATTATGCTGCCCCCGCTTCGCGAACGGAAAGAGGACATCCCGCCCTTGGCAGAGCATTTTTTGTCTCTCTATTCTTCTAAGAGTGGGAAGGCTCTCAAGGGCATTGCGGGCAAGGCTATGGATTTACTCGTGCGTTACGATTGGCCGGGAAACATCCGGGAGCTGGAGAACTGCATCGAACGGGCCGTAATCATGGCGCGGGAAGCGGCGATTATCCCTGCCGATTTTCCCCTCGTTATTCAAATGCTTTCTCCGGCAGAAGGGAAGGACTTTCTCGATACCTCCTCCGGATTCTCCATCTTCGAGATGGAAAAGGCCCTGATCATCAAGACGTTGGCAGATATGGGCGGCAACCGCACACGGGCGGCAAAAAGTCTCGGCATCAACCGTCGCACACTGCAGAACAAATTAAAGGAGTATGGGCTAAATAATCATCCAGGCGGCGACGAAGGTCTGAAGTAA
- a CDS encoding homoserine O-acetyltransferase yields MKKKQSVGSVQTKYFTFAEPPNELPLELGGKLGPVTIAYETYGELNGDKTNAILVCHALSADAHAAGYLEGEKDPGWWEGMIGPGKAFDTNKHFIICTNVIGGCKGSTGPSSVNPATGEPYALDFPSITIADMVEAQRHLLDHLGIEKLMCVAGGSMGGMQVLQWVASYPERIRSAIPIATALKHSPQQIAFNEVVRQSVMADPAWRDGNYYAYGQPEKGLALARMIGHITFMSVQSMEAKFSRRLKNASYNFKFGADFEVEGYLHYKGDSFVKRFDANSYLYITKAIDYFDLSGGRLVPEGRKADPRFLIISYRSDWLYPSVQSQEIVRELKIRRVDATYCELRSTYGHDAFLVEMDEQQNLVKHFLDKTYQGYEVVKTYDI; encoded by the coding sequence ATGAAAAAGAAACAAAGTGTAGGTTCGGTACAAACAAAATATTTTACCTTTGCCGAGCCGCCGAATGAGCTGCCCCTTGAATTAGGGGGAAAGCTCGGACCCGTAACGATCGCCTACGAGACCTATGGAGAGCTGAACGGCGACAAAACGAATGCCATTCTTGTCTGTCATGCGCTATCCGCGGATGCGCATGCGGCGGGTTATCTTGAGGGTGAAAAGGACCCGGGTTGGTGGGAGGGCATGATTGGCCCGGGCAAGGCCTTCGATACGAACAAACATTTTATCATCTGCACGAACGTAATCGGCGGATGCAAGGGAAGCACCGGGCCATCGTCTGTAAATCCCGCTACTGGCGAGCCTTACGCTCTGGATTTCCCCAGCATTACCATTGCCGACATGGTGGAAGCGCAGCGTCATCTGCTTGATCACCTGGGCATTGAAAAACTTATGTGCGTGGCGGGGGGCTCCATGGGTGGAATGCAGGTGCTGCAGTGGGTGGCCTCTTATCCCGAACGGATTCGCTCGGCCATCCCCATTGCTACCGCCCTCAAGCATTCACCCCAGCAGATCGCCTTCAACGAGGTGGTGCGGCAGTCGGTAATGGCCGATCCGGCCTGGCGTGATGGCAATTACTACGCATACGGACAGCCGGAAAAAGGGTTGGCTCTGGCTCGGATGATCGGTCATATTACGTTTATGAGCGTTCAGTCCATGGAGGCGAAGTTTTCCCGCCGGCTGAAAAACGCCAGTTACAATTTCAAGTTCGGTGCGGATTTTGAGGTAGAGGGGTATTTGCATTACAAAGGCGACAGTTTCGTAAAACGTTTCGACGCCAATTCCTATCTCTACATTACGAAAGCGATCGATTATTTCGATCTTTCCGGGGGGAGGCTTGTTCCCGAAGGGCGAAAGGCGGACCCCCGCTTCCTGATCATTTCGTATCGCTCTGACTGGCTTTATCCATCCGTTCAGTCGCAGGAAATTGTGCGAGAGCTCAAGATAAGGCGCGTGGATGCGACCTATTGCGAACTGCGCTCCACGTATGGGCATGATGCCTTTCTTGTGGAAATGGATGAGCAGCAAAATCTCGTCAAACATTTTTTGGATAAGACATATCAAGGCTACGAGGTAGTGAAAACTTATGACATCTGA
- a CDS encoding AAA family ATPase: protein MIKQEMILRNTMRQLGFESEEILPQGGFGAVLARAGVGKTAFLVQLALSGLLNEKKVLHISLNDPVDKVNIWYNELFRLLAAGDERVNKAAFLESLLPNRFIMTFRVEGFSVPKLEERLNDLSEQGIFSPSIMIIDGLNFEDSRISDIKELKKLAEKRGMQAWFTVQTHRHEEPVADSFPSSFAPFAELFEIIMELRHEHADVHIKVLRGSVAISASALLDPTTMLIKEKF from the coding sequence ATGATTAAACAGGAAATGATCCTTCGCAACACCATGCGTCAACTCGGTTTTGAGTCAGAAGAAATCCTTCCCCAAGGTGGATTCGGCGCAGTTCTGGCCCGCGCCGGGGTAGGCAAAACAGCCTTTCTGGTGCAACTGGCCTTAAGCGGGCTGCTCAATGAAAAAAAGGTTCTCCATATCAGCCTCAACGATCCAGTTGACAAGGTAAATATTTGGTATAATGAGCTTTTCCGTCTCCTTGCCGCCGGTGACGAAAGAGTCAATAAAGCCGCTTTTTTAGAGTCTCTGCTGCCCAATCGCTTTATCATGACCTTCCGTGTCGAGGGTTTCAGCGTTCCTAAATTGGAGGAACGACTGAACGATCTCTCCGAGCAGGGGATATTTTCTCCCTCCATCATGATCATCGACGGTCTGAACTTCGAAGATTCGAGAATTTCGGATATCAAGGAACTCAAAAAACTGGCGGAAAAACGCGGGATGCAGGCATGGTTCACCGTTCAGACCCACCGTCATGAAGAGCCGGTCGCGGATAGTTTCCCCTCCTCCTTTGCACCGTTTGCTGAATTGTTTGAAATCATCATGGAGCTTCGGCATGAACATGCCGACGTTCATATAAAGGTTCTGCGGGGAAGCGTCGCCATTAGCGCATCGGCGCTGCTCGATCCAACCACAATGCTGATCAAGGAAAAGTTTTAA
- the fusA gene encoding elongation factor G yields the protein MSTMIEKIRNIGISAHIDSGKTTLTERILFYTKRIHAIHDVKGKDGVGATMDSMELEKERGITIASAATFCQWQDYEINIIDTPGHVDFTIEVERSLRVLDGAVLVLCSVGGVQSQSITVDMQMKRYNVPCIAFINKCDRSGANPERVVSQLRSKLGHNAVAMQIPIGLEANFQGVVDLLSMKALYFDGANGEIIRVEEIPPELLAAARSKREELIDAASLFSDELTEAILGETEVTEEMIARAVRKGALTRKMTPVFIGSAYKNKAVQPLLDAVIKYLPSPDEVVNTALDLNHDEAPVVLDSDPTKPIVALAFKLEEGAYGQLTYIRVYQGILEKGATIVNTRTGKKTKVGRVVRMHADQMEDMESVSAGVIGALFGIECSSGDTFVAPGLNLTMTSMFVPKPVISLAIVPKDNKAQINMSKALNRFTKEDPTFHTHVDEETLETIIEGMGELHLEIYVERMKREYDAEVETSKPRVAYRETITQRGEFNYTHKKQTGGSGQYGRVAGYMEPITEGDEDFIFDNQIKGGLIPTNFIPACEKGFQLSMAKGPKMEFPVTGVRVVINDGAYHAVDSSEMAFQAAARGAFREGYARAKAVIQEPIMKVVVETPTEFQGSVMGLLNQRRGMIVGAQDEGVMTVVESQVPLSEMFGFSTVLRSSTQGKAQFTMEFSIYRQVPLSVAEKLAEEFVQKKKSEA from the coding sequence ATGAGCACCATGATAGAGAAAATTAGAAACATCGGGATTAGCGCGCACATTGATTCGGGAAAAACGACGCTGACGGAACGTATTCTGTTTTACACCAAAAGAATCCATGCCATTCACGACGTCAAAGGCAAGGACGGCGTTGGCGCCACCATGGATTCGATGGAGCTGGAGAAGGAACGGGGCATTACCATAGCCTCCGCGGCTACCTTCTGCCAATGGCAGGATTATGAGATAAATATCATCGACACCCCCGGGCATGTGGATTTTACCATTGAGGTGGAGCGCTCGTTGCGCGTACTGGACGGCGCGGTGCTTGTGCTCTGTTCTGTCGGCGGCGTTCAGTCCCAGTCCATTACCGTTGACATGCAGATGAAAAGGTACAATGTTCCCTGTATTGCCTTTATCAACAAATGCGACCGCAGCGGCGCCAATCCGGAGCGGGTTGTTTCGCAGCTTCGTTCCAAATTGGGTCACAACGCAGTGGCAATGCAGATACCGATAGGTTTGGAAGCCAATTTCCAGGGGGTTGTCGATTTGCTGTCCATGAAGGCGCTTTATTTTGACGGCGCCAACGGAGAGATTATCCGTGTTGAAGAGATTCCTCCCGAACTTCTGGCGGCCGCTCGCAGCAAACGCGAGGAACTGATCGATGCCGCTTCGCTTTTTTCTGACGAACTGACCGAGGCGATTCTCGGGGAAACCGAGGTTACCGAGGAAATGATTGCCAGGGCCGTCCGCAAAGGCGCCCTGACAAGAAAAATGACCCCGGTTTTCATCGGTTCTGCCTACAAAAATAAGGCGGTGCAGCCGCTTTTGGACGCAGTCATCAAATATCTGCCCTCTCCGGACGAGGTGGTGAACACCGCCCTTGATCTGAATCACGATGAGGCGCCGGTTGTTCTTGACTCTGATCCGACAAAGCCGATTGTTGCTTTGGCCTTCAAACTGGAAGAGGGGGCTTACGGACAGCTTACCTACATCCGCGTTTATCAGGGCATCCTGGAAAAGGGCGCGACCATCGTCAACACGCGCACCGGTAAAAAAACCAAGGTGGGGCGGGTTGTGCGGATGCATGCCGATCAGATGGAAGACATGGAGTCAGTCTCGGCCGGGGTCATCGGGGCGCTTTTTGGAATCGAGTGTTCCTCCGGAGATACGTTTGTCGCTCCTGGACTCAACCTGACGATGACCTCAATGTTTGTTCCCAAACCGGTTATTTCGCTGGCCATTGTTCCGAAGGACAACAAGGCGCAGATAAATATGTCCAAGGCGCTCAACCGTTTTACCAAGGAAGACCCGACGTTTCACACCCATGTGGATGAGGAAACGCTGGAGACGATCATCGAGGGGATGGGCGAGCTGCATCTGGAAATATACGTCGAGCGGATGAAAAGGGAATACGATGCGGAAGTCGAAACAAGCAAGCCGCGCGTCGCGTATCGCGAAACGATAACCCAGCGGGGCGAGTTCAATTACACGCACAAGAAGCAGACCGGCGGCTCCGGCCAGTATGGCCGGGTTGCCGGCTATATGGAGCCTATAACCGAGGGCGACGAGGATTTCATCTTCGACAATCAGATCAAGGGCGGTTTGATCCCGACCAATTTTATTCCCGCTTGCGAAAAGGGCTTTCAACTTTCGATGGCCAAGGGGCCCAAGATGGAGTTTCCGGTGACCGGCGTCAGGGTCGTCATCAACGATGGGGCTTACCACGCGGTTGACTCGTCGGAAATGGCCTTTCAGGCTGCCGCCCGCGGCGCCTTCCGCGAGGGGTATGCAAGGGCGAAGGCGGTAATTCAGGAGCCGATCATGAAGGTTGTCGTCGAAACGCCGACGGAGTTTCAGGGTTCTGTCATGGGCCTGCTCAATCAGCGGCGCGGGATGATCGTCGGCGCCCAGGACGAGGGAGTAATGACGGTGGTTGAATCTCAGGTGCCCCTTTCCGAAATGTTTGGATTCTCCACGGTGTTGCGCTCTTCGACTCAGGGTAAGGCGCAGTTTACGATGGAATTTTCCATCTACCGGCAGGTTCCGCTGTCAGTCGCGGAAAAGCTCGCCGAGGAATTTGTCCAGAAGAAAAAAAGCGAGGCATGA
- a CDS encoding PAS domain S-box protein: MKKGKRYKSLYLPAWTIVVAVIILFFVIAISTYRNMSRERGRMEESLIREAQVIIRAIEAGVRADDPASAGAGRLQKLVNEVAREPEIASIAIFDHEGVAVAVSPSVKSAAISSGGNLLETSSLKALLRQQGMVTRYRQFAPGERVFEVIRLFRPYPVVQLRDAQTVEARGTMRKSANDKMIFLRLRLATAEAARLQDRHHNLLMAAILVILGTGALYFVFIVQNYYLVDNKLIRMQSYTENVLESMADGLLSIDRDGEIVTFNRQAGEILGVEPATMEGRNIADFLEGVWEEPLAPGASGRGVKEKQMEIRRRESDVKIPISVSMAPLKDDAGQEQGRVLLIKDLSEIRDLQEKVRRSERLASLGRLAAGVAHEIRNPLSSIKGFAQYFAKRFKGQEEEEGYAIVMVKEVDRLNRVITELLDFAGPKVPHREPQRLEEIADHVLKLLASDLAERKISISKEYQENLPDVHVDRDQMSQVFINLVLNSMESMKGGGKIMLSLQRTESPEAVAIVITDTGDGIPEEDLEKVFEPFFSRKRKGTGLGLAVVHQIIEGHGGDISVESRPGEGTRFRIILPFMNINLRFAERGKGQG; the protein is encoded by the coding sequence ATGAAAAAAGGTAAACGCTATAAGTCTCTATACTTGCCCGCATGGACCATCGTCGTTGCCGTGATTATCCTCTTCTTCGTTATCGCAATTTCCACGTACCGGAACATGAGCCGGGAACGGGGGCGAATGGAAGAGTCGCTTATCCGGGAAGCGCAGGTCATCATCCGGGCCATTGAGGCCGGGGTGCGGGCCGATGACCCTGCTTCTGCCGGTGCCGGCCGTCTCCAGAAACTCGTCAATGAGGTTGCCCGCGAACCGGAGATTGCCTCGATCGCGATCTTCGACCACGAGGGCGTCGCCGTGGCAGTGAGCCCCTCCGTCAAATCAGCGGCGATTTCCAGCGGCGGCAATTTATTGGAGACATCTTCACTCAAGGCGCTCTTGCGGCAGCAGGGAATGGTAACTCGCTACCGACAGTTTGCACCGGGGGAGCGGGTCTTTGAAGTTATTCGATTGTTTCGGCCCTATCCCGTTGTGCAGTTGCGTGATGCGCAGACGGTCGAGGCAAGAGGGACAATGCGAAAATCAGCCAATGACAAGATGATCTTCCTGAGGTTACGGTTGGCAACAGCCGAAGCGGCCCGCCTGCAGGACCGTCATCATAACCTCCTGATGGCCGCGATTCTCGTTATCCTGGGAACGGGGGCGCTTTATTTCGTTTTTATCGTTCAGAATTATTATCTCGTTGATAACAAGCTAATCAGGATGCAGAGTTACACCGAAAATGTCCTGGAAAGCATGGCCGACGGTTTGCTGTCCATCGACCGGGATGGGGAAATCGTCACTTTCAATAGACAGGCGGGAGAGATTCTTGGAGTAGAACCGGCAACCATGGAGGGCCGGAATATCGCCGATTTCCTTGAGGGAGTTTGGGAAGAGCCGCTTGCCCCTGGCGCGAGCGGCAGGGGCGTAAAGGAAAAGCAGATGGAGATTCGCCGCCGGGAAAGTGACGTCAAAATCCCGATCAGCGTCAGCATGGCGCCGCTCAAGGATGATGCGGGTCAGGAGCAGGGAAGGGTTTTGCTCATAAAAGACCTTTCAGAGATACGCGACCTTCAGGAGAAGGTCCGCCGGAGCGAGCGCCTTGCCTCTCTGGGACGATTGGCTGCCGGCGTGGCCCACGAGATTCGCAATCCCTTGAGTTCGATCAAGGGGTTTGCCCAGTATTTTGCGAAGCGATTCAAGGGGCAGGAGGAGGAAGAGGGGTATGCCATAGTCATGGTGAAGGAGGTGGACCGCCTCAATCGGGTCATCACGGAACTCCTGGACTTTGCCGGGCCGAAGGTCCCCCACCGGGAACCGCAGCGTCTGGAAGAGATTGCCGATCATGTATTGAAACTGCTGGCCTCCGATTTGGCCGAGCGTAAGATATCGATATCCAAGGAATATCAAGAGAACCTGCCCGATGTGCACGTGGACAGAGACCAGATGTCTCAGGTATTCATCAATCTCGTTTTGAACAGCATGGAATCAATGAAAGGCGGGGGCAAGATCATGCTTTCGCTGCAACGAACGGAATCGCCCGAGGCAGTTGCGATAGTTATAACCGACACGGGAGACGGCATTCCCGAGGAAGACCTCGAAAAGGTTTTCGAGCCGTTCTTCAGCAGGAAGAGGAAGGGAACGGGGCTGGGATTGGCGGTCGTGCATCAGATTATTGAAGGCCACGGCGGAGACATCAGCGTGGAAAGCCGGCCGGGAGAGGGGACACGGTTCCGGATAATTCTGCCGTTCATGAACATCAATCTGCGATTTGCCGAAAGAGGAAAGGGGCAGGGATGA
- the cysE gene encoding serine O-acetyltransferase — translation MLKNIKEGIWEDVQNVFKKDPAARNIFEVIFFYPGLHAIWMHRAAHFFWNHRFYFLARFISHLGRFATGIEIHPGARIGRRFFIDHGAGVVIGETTDIGDDVLLYQGVVLGGVSLKKEKRHPTIGNRVLVGAGTIVLGPIHIGDGTRIGAASLVVKDVPANAIAVGVPARIGMGFSARELTELGHNKLPDPIADAFKFLGKQIDSMEERLEAVEQLEGIKVDLDKYVEQKKREILDVFSQTYEFDGGAGI, via the coding sequence ATGCTGAAGAATATAAAAGAGGGTATTTGGGAGGACGTGCAAAACGTCTTCAAGAAAGACCCGGCGGCAAGAAATATCTTTGAGGTTATTTTTTTCTATCCCGGTCTGCACGCTATCTGGATGCACCGGGCCGCCCATTTTTTCTGGAATCACCGGTTTTATTTTTTGGCCCGTTTCATATCGCATCTCGGCCGTTTCGCAACGGGCATCGAGATTCATCCCGGGGCGAGGATCGGCAGGCGATTTTTTATTGATCACGGCGCAGGAGTCGTGATCGGGGAGACTACCGATATCGGCGACGACGTCCTGCTCTACCAGGGAGTAGTGCTGGGCGGGGTAAGCCTGAAGAAGGAAAAACGCCATCCCACCATAGGCAACCGTGTGCTTGTCGGGGCGGGTACGATTGTTTTGGGGCCCATCCATATTGGCGATGGTACGAGAATCGGGGCCGCATCCCTCGTGGTTAAGGACGTGCCCGCGAACGCCATTGCGGTAGGTGTGCCGGCGCGGATCGGGATGGGTTTTTCCGCCCGGGAACTCACTGAACTGGGGCACAATAAATTGCCCGATCCCATCGCCGACGCCTTCAAATTTCTCGGGAAACAGATAGATTCCATGGAGGAAAGGCTGGAAGCGGTTGAGCAGCTCGAGGGCATCAAGGTTGATCTGGATAAGTATGTGGAACAGAAAAAGCGGGAAATTCTCGACGTTTTTTCCCAGACTTATGAATTTGACGGGGGGGCCGGGATATAA
- a CDS encoding alanine--glyoxylate aminotransferase family protein has translation MESVVSDLNVPHRLLLGPGPSAVHPRVLRTMSAPLVGYLDPAWLALMDEEQQLLRKVFQTENTLTLPMTGTGSAGMETAYCNFVEPGDRVMILCNGYFSDRMCEMAKIYGANVIRIEKPWGEVFTPEEVETALQENGNVKILALIHAETSTGALQPLQGIGEIVHRHGALFLVDCVTSLSGVPLSIDAWGIDIAFSASQKCLGCPPGLSPFTVSDRAAAVLHARKSPVPNWCLDLTKIEKYWSKERVYHHTPSTTLHYGFREGLRLVLEEGLEHRWARHRRIAEYLFAKMDSIGVQCLVKKENRLPSLTTILVPEGVDDAAVRTKLREAYNIDIAGGFGPLKGKIWRVGLMGFSSRRENVTLLCEALREILHDKT, from the coding sequence ATGGAATCTGTCGTCAGCGATTTGAACGTTCCGCATCGTCTGCTTCTTGGACCCGGCCCCAGTGCGGTTCATCCCCGCGTATTGCGGACGATGAGCGCCCCGCTCGTCGGCTATCTCGATCCGGCCTGGCTGGCATTGATGGATGAGGAGCAGCAGTTGCTCAGGAAGGTTTTTCAGACCGAAAACACCCTGACCCTTCCGATGACGGGTACGGGAAGCGCCGGCATGGAAACCGCGTACTGCAATTTTGTAGAGCCGGGCGATAGGGTTATGATTCTCTGCAATGGCTATTTCAGCGATCGAATGTGCGAAATGGCAAAGATTTACGGCGCCAATGTGATCCGGATCGAAAAACCGTGGGGCGAGGTATTCACGCCGGAAGAGGTTGAGACCGCGCTTCAGGAAAACGGCAACGTCAAGATACTGGCCTTGATTCATGCGGAAACCTCGACAGGCGCCTTGCAGCCGCTTCAAGGAATCGGCGAGATAGTCCATCGGCACGGAGCGCTTTTTCTTGTCGATTGCGTAACATCCTTGAGTGGCGTTCCCCTTTCCATTGATGCCTGGGGAATTGATATCGCCTTCAGCGCCTCCCAGAAGTGTCTCGGCTGTCCTCCCGGTCTTTCCCCTTTTACCGTAAGCGACAGGGCTGCCGCCGTTTTGCATGCCAGGAAATCCCCGGTGCCGAACTGGTGCCTCGATCTGACTAAAATTGAAAAATACTGGAGCAAGGAGAGGGTTTATCATCATACCCCCTCGACCACGCTCCACTACGGATTTCGCGAAGGCCTGCGGCTGGTTCTGGAAGAAGGTTTGGAGCATCGCTGGGCGCGTCACCGGAGGATTGCGGAATACCTCTTTGCAAAAATGGACAGTATCGGGGTTCAGTGTCTGGTCAAAAAAGAGAACCGTCTTCCCTCCCTCACGACGATTCTTGTTCCCGAAGGGGTTGACGACGCGGCTGTACGGACAAAGCTTCGCGAAGCCTATAATATTGACATAGCGGGCGGGTTCGGGCCGCTGAAGGGCAAGATCTGGCGGGTCGGTCTTATGGGATTCTCCAGTCGCAGGGAAAATGTTACACTCCTGTGCGAGGCCCTGCGGGAAATTCTCCATGACAAAACGTGA